Proteins from a genomic interval of Gadus morhua chromosome 19, gadMor3.0, whole genome shotgun sequence:
- the zfyve16 gene encoding zinc finger FYVE domain-containing protein 16 isoform X2 produces MDSFFKAAVCDLDKLLDDFELNTEHDCRTVYLKSSAHAVPSPGPQCLPPDGSSTGPPSLPDLNSLHYGSAPGCTDRPASHQHLHNQPHSGADKPRGQPLTGVDLLSSVDRRPAKGSTPPCPDRTLKPQCDLVSDTSSAILDRAGGHDTFRELDLAERRMEKEEEEEEVVEEEEEEALLVDFASPVIPHVWEGAWANRGVGAVDAELQRASGGNVESLGQIAEGYSASLSLLDVILPAAVDRGCEPADDAVSNASELREEEEDDDDDDEHEEVGDLSHVVQQVGNSLGYFEPACTPPDNILHNNNYNTDNDIVSEEPLEGPAETGHQQDSSETEPPSKPDTSDSVPARLSCLSMCGALVNPTSTAKDSLEAESSGDAASGVSDSTEAESVSPPESGKDTFRSDERVNPEVPRPPRQPAGGGVSLTPRPQCLGSSDTLPALAMAAAESRVADEGLGDSPEFGFEFLPESDQAELLVTDEELDAFLQAHAEAEQAEGGAFLASRSGECGPGGGGGGLSGLSNGDADPEHLLVEEELGGCCEASSPEGERRAAGVPTGECLDPTHPSNALSSYQLEPELCSRVKPSANNTTVQPPHVASPDLQSSYGGARPKQLHGKAATPSPAAEEEQRIPTAASGTADVPPSPDDGDATPTSPPHPQHPPTGGGNDNGDPRLLYTPQGHDPSYNELSEPPPYPGDTSGEYSGSVDEGSDEGLGCRQPSWVPDAEAPKCMGCDLRFTFTRRRHHCRACGKVYCAICCNRKCKLQYLEKEARVCNRCFESIQRALALERMMSPTGPSPNPNVPSEYCSTIPPLQQARAAGTLNSPPPTVMVPVSVLKHPSNDGGPREQKRVWFADGILPNGEVADTSRLVVTGRRSSQESSPVSPDPPILSPGGSDARPGGGRGGGGGGGGGGGGGGGGSAPEAPAAPEVVRPPVSGPWDYALLCSIGCPSSRGCSMLPEAEGELPPLIITTGDDETQAVLVEEGPAPCQIMLLLEEGGPQPLTFLLNANLLVNVKLVTYCDQRCWCFGSNGLKALGQRELVFLLECLPEEKTLPRDLFSLYLNIYQDAQNGKFVEDLGNVTFTSSFLGSKEHGGMLFFSPTCQPLEGLSVPPQPFLFGLLIQRLEVPWAKVFPLRLLLRLGTGHSVYPTTPVSTRFRESVYRETGHTIMNLLADLRNYQYSIAIVEGLRIHMEMGHSYIDIPKSRFNEMQKVVNSSNEHVISVGATFSSEADSHLVCFQNEDGNYQTQANSKPGHTRTVTGASFVVFNGALKASSGFIAKSSIVEDGLMVQIPPETMESLRTALRDQTDFLIPCGKSDGGELRENVTVRWVDRTATLNAGVTSAVDGRSLDGVHSLRTQHDSEFESDGRVIRCTEVFYQLKSTEGCLATVVSSSSVFQREMSLATCSALAPHLAVLASRGINSLALRVSTQADMVEYQAGSGGRLLPQCYMNDLDSSLIPVIHGGSAGVPQVPVDMEFLFYITHIM; encoded by the exons ATGGATAGCTTCTTCAAGGCTGCCGTGTGTGACCTCGACAAGCTGCTGGATGACTTCGAGCTCAATacag AGCACGACTGCAGAACCGTGTACCTGAAGTCCTCTGCGCATGCCGTCCCTTCGCCGGGACCTCAGTGTTTACCTCCGGATGGTTCCTCCACAGGGCCACCTAGCCTGCCTGACCTCAACTCTCTCCACTATGGCTCGGCCCCTGGCTGCACCGACCGCCCGGCCagccaccagcacctccacaaCCAGCCACACTCTGGGGCTGACAAACCCAGGGGACAGCCCCTCACCGGCGtggatctcctctcctctgtggaCCGCCGGCCCGCCAAAGGCTCCACCCCTCCATGTCCGGACCGCACCCTGAAGCCCCAGTGCGACCTCGTCAGCGACACGAGCTCTGCCATACTGGACCGAGCCGGCGGCCATGACACCTTCAGGGAGCTGGACCTGGCGGAGAGAcggatggagaaggaggaggaagaagaagaagtagtagaagaagaagaagaggaggcccTGCTGGTGGATTTTGCCAGCCCTGTGATCCCCCATGTATGGGAGGGGGCGTGGGCCAATCGAGGTGTGGGCGCTGTGGATGCTGAGCTGCAGCGGGCGTCAGGTGGGAACGTGGAGTCGCTGGGTCAGATCGCAGAGGGATACTCTGCCTCCCTCAGCCTTCTGGACGTCATTCTTCCGGCCGCAGTCGATCGGGGCTGCGAGCCCGCCGACGATGCCGTGTCCAATGCATCGGAGctccgtgaggaggaggaggatgatgatgatgatgatgaacatGAGGAGGTGGGGGATTTGTCTCATGTGGTCCAACAAGTGGGGAACTCTTTGGGCTACTTTGAACCAGCATGCACCCCACCCGATAACATtctccacaacaacaactacaacacCGACAACGACATAGTCTCAGAAGAGCCACTAGAGGGGCCCGCGGAGACGGGCCATCAGCAGGACAGCAGCGAAACAGAGCCCCCCTCCAAGCCAGACACCTCGGACAGTGTGCCAGCGAGGTTGTCCTGCCTGTCCATGTGCGGGGCTCTGGTGAACCCGACCAGTACTGCGAAAGACTCCCTAGAAGCCGAGTCGAGCGGGGACGCCGCGTCGGGTGTGTCCGACAGCACGGAGGCCGAGTCCGTTTCCCCCCCCGAGAGCGGCAAGGACACGTTCCGCTCCGACGAGCGAGTGAATCCAGAGGTCCCTCGTCCCCCCCggcagccagcagggggcggcgtctctctcactccccggCCCCAGTGTCTGGGCTCCTCCGACACCCTCCCCGCCCTCGCCATGGCTGCTGCAGAGTCTCGCGTTGCAGATGAAGGCTTGGGCGACTCCCCCGAGTTCGGCTTCGAGTTCCTGCCCGAGAGCGACCAGGCGGAGCTGCTGGTCACGGACGAGGAGCTGGACGCCTTCCTGCAGGCCCACGCCGAGGCCGAGCAGGCGGAGGGCGGGGCCTTCCTCGCCAGCCGGTCTGGCGAGTGCggccccggcggcggcggcggcggcctctcGGGCCTGTCCAACGGGGACGCCGACCCGGAGCacctgctggtggaggaggagctggggggctGCTGCGAGGCCTCCTCTCCGGAAGGGGAGCGCAGGGCAGCCGGCGTTCCCACGGGCGAGTGTCTGGACCCCACGCATCCATCCAACGCCCTCAGCTCCTACCAGCTGGAGCCCGAACTCTGTTCCCGTGTCAAGCCCTCCGCCAACAACACCACCGTGCAGCCCCCGCACGTAGCCAGCCCTGATTTACAGTCCTCCTATGGAGGAGCGAGACCCAAGCAGCTCCACGGCAAGGCggccaccccctcccccgcggCCGAGGAAGAGCAGCGGATCCCCACCGCGGCCAGCGGCACCGCCGACGTCCCGCCCTCCCCGGACGACGGCGACGCGACCCCCACCTCCCCGCCGCACCCTCAACACCCACCCACGGGGGGCGGTAACGACAACGGCGACCCCAGGCTGCTCTACACCCCGCAGGGTCACGACCCCTCGTACAACGAGCTGTCGGAGCCCCCGCCCTACCCCGGGGACACCTCCGGGGAGTATTCGGGGTCGGTGGACGAAGGCTCGGACGAGGGGCTGGGCTGCAGGCAGCCGTCCTGGGTGCCGGACGCCGAGGCGCCCAAGTGCATGGGCTGCGACCTGAGGTTCACCTTCACCAGGCGGAGGCATCACTGTCGTGCCTGTGGGAAG GTCTACTGTGCTATCTGCTGCAATAGGAAATGCAAGCTCCAGTACTTGGAGAAGGAGGCGCGCGTGTGCAACAGATGCTTTGAGAGCATACAAAGAG CCCTGGCCCTGGAGCGCATGATGAGTCCCACTGGACCCAGCCCAAACCCTAACGTTCCCTCTGAGTACTGCAGCACCATCCCTCCCCTACAACAGGCCCGGGCCGCAGGCACCCtcaactccccccctcccaccgtcATGGTGCCCGTGTCCGTTCTCAAACACCCCAGCAATGACG GTGGTCCCAGGGAGCAGAAGCGCGTGTGGTTCGCCGACGGCATCCTGCCCAACGGGGAGGTGGCAGACACCAGCCGGCTGGTGGTGACGGGCCGACGGAGTTCTCAGGAGAGTAGCCCCGTCTCCCCGGACCCTCCCATA CTCAGCCCGGGCGGCTCGGACGCCCGgcccggaggaggaagaggagggggagggggaggaggaggaggaggaggaggaggaggaggcgggtcTGCTCCGGAGGCCCCCGCGGCCCCCGAGGTGGTGCGTCCTCCGGTGTCGGGGCCCTGGGACTACGCCCTGCTGTGCAGCATCGGGTGTCCCTCCAGCAGGGGCTGCAGCATGCTGCCGGAGGCTGAGGGCGAGCTGCcccccctcatcatcaccaccggAGACGATGAGACCcaag CCGTATTGGTGGAGGAAGGTCCCGCCCCCTGCCAGATCATGCTGCTATTGGAGGAGGGGGGACCCCAGCCTTTGACCTTTCTTCTGAACGCTAACCTGTTGGTTAATGTCAAACTGGTAACAT ACTGCGATCAGCGCTGCTGGTGTTTCGGCTCCAACGGGCTGAAGGCGCTGGGCCAGAGAGAACTTGTGTTCCTGCTGGAGTGTCTGCCAGAAGAGAAGACCCTGCCAAGGGACCTCTTCTCGCTGTATCTCAACATTTATCAAGATGCCCAAAATG GGAAGTTTGTGGAGGACCTGGGCAACGTGACGTTCACCAGCAGCTTCCTGGGCAGTAAGGAGCACGGGGGCATGCTGTTCTTCTCGCCCACCTGCCAGCCCCTGGAGGGCTTGAGCGTGCCGCCCCAGCCCTTCCTCTTTGGCCTGCTCATCCAGAGGCTGGAGGTGCCCTGGGCCAAGGTGTTCCccctgcggctgctgctgcggctgggcACTGGACACAGCG TGTACCCCACTACGCCCGTCAGCACGCGCTTCAGGGAGTCTGTGTACAGAGAGACCGGACACACCATCATGAACTTACTAGCG GACCTGAGGAACTACCAGTACAGTATAGCTATAGTCGAGGGGCTGAGGATACACATGGAGATGGGCCACAGCTATATCGACATCCCCAAGAGTCGCTTCAATGAG ATGCAGAAGGTTGTGAACTCGTCCAACGAGCATGTCATTAGCGTGGGAGCCACCTTCAGCTCGGAGGCGGACTCTCACCTGGTCTGCTTCCAGAATGAAGACGGAAACTACCAGACCCAGGCCAACAGCAAGCCtggccacacacgcacag TCACCGGAGCCAGTTTTGTCGTGTTCAACGGAGCCCTCAAAGCGTCTTCGGGCTTCATCGCCAAGTCCAGCATCGTGGAGG ACGGGTTGATGGTTCAAATCCCCCCCGAGACCATGGAGTCACTGCGCACCGCGCTGAGGGACCAGACGGACTTCCTGATCCCGTGCGGGAAGAGTGACGGCGGGGAGCTGCGGGAGAACGTCACGGTGCGCTGGGTGGACCGGACCGCCACGCTCAACGCAGG
- the zfyve16 gene encoding zinc finger FYVE domain-containing protein 16 isoform X1, with protein sequence MDSFFKAAVCDLDKLLDDFELNTEEHDCRTVYLKSSAHAVPSPGPQCLPPDGSSTGPPSLPDLNSLHYGSAPGCTDRPASHQHLHNQPHSGADKPRGQPLTGVDLLSSVDRRPAKGSTPPCPDRTLKPQCDLVSDTSSAILDRAGGHDTFRELDLAERRMEKEEEEEEVVEEEEEEALLVDFASPVIPHVWEGAWANRGVGAVDAELQRASGGNVESLGQIAEGYSASLSLLDVILPAAVDRGCEPADDAVSNASELREEEEDDDDDDEHEEVGDLSHVVQQVGNSLGYFEPACTPPDNILHNNNYNTDNDIVSEEPLEGPAETGHQQDSSETEPPSKPDTSDSVPARLSCLSMCGALVNPTSTAKDSLEAESSGDAASGVSDSTEAESVSPPESGKDTFRSDERVNPEVPRPPRQPAGGGVSLTPRPQCLGSSDTLPALAMAAAESRVADEGLGDSPEFGFEFLPESDQAELLVTDEELDAFLQAHAEAEQAEGGAFLASRSGECGPGGGGGGLSGLSNGDADPEHLLVEEELGGCCEASSPEGERRAAGVPTGECLDPTHPSNALSSYQLEPELCSRVKPSANNTTVQPPHVASPDLQSSYGGARPKQLHGKAATPSPAAEEEQRIPTAASGTADVPPSPDDGDATPTSPPHPQHPPTGGGNDNGDPRLLYTPQGHDPSYNELSEPPPYPGDTSGEYSGSVDEGSDEGLGCRQPSWVPDAEAPKCMGCDLRFTFTRRRHHCRACGKVYCAICCNRKCKLQYLEKEARVCNRCFESIQRALALERMMSPTGPSPNPNVPSEYCSTIPPLQQARAAGTLNSPPPTVMVPVSVLKHPSNDGGPREQKRVWFADGILPNGEVADTSRLVVTGRRSSQESSPVSPDPPILSPGGSDARPGGGRGGGGGGGGGGGGGGGGSAPEAPAAPEVVRPPVSGPWDYALLCSIGCPSSRGCSMLPEAEGELPPLIITTGDDETQAVLVEEGPAPCQIMLLLEEGGPQPLTFLLNANLLVNVKLVTYCDQRCWCFGSNGLKALGQRELVFLLECLPEEKTLPRDLFSLYLNIYQDAQNGKFVEDLGNVTFTSSFLGSKEHGGMLFFSPTCQPLEGLSVPPQPFLFGLLIQRLEVPWAKVFPLRLLLRLGTGHSVYPTTPVSTRFRESVYRETGHTIMNLLADLRNYQYSIAIVEGLRIHMEMGHSYIDIPKSRFNEMQKVVNSSNEHVISVGATFSSEADSHLVCFQNEDGNYQTQANSKPGHTRTVTGASFVVFNGALKASSGFIAKSSIVEDGLMVQIPPETMESLRTALRDQTDFLIPCGKSDGGELRENVTVRWVDRTATLNAGVTSAVDGRSLDGVHSLRTQHDSEFESDGRVIRCTEVFYQLKSTEGCLATVVSSSSVFQREMSLATCSALAPHLAVLASRGINSLALRVSTQADMVEYQAGSGGRLLPQCYMNDLDSSLIPVIHGGSAGVPQVPVDMEFLFYITHIM encoded by the exons ATGGATAGCTTCTTCAAGGCTGCCGTGTGTGACCTCGACAAGCTGCTGGATGACTTCGAGCTCAATacag AAGAGCACGACTGCAGAACCGTGTACCTGAAGTCCTCTGCGCATGCCGTCCCTTCGCCGGGACCTCAGTGTTTACCTCCGGATGGTTCCTCCACAGGGCCACCTAGCCTGCCTGACCTCAACTCTCTCCACTATGGCTCGGCCCCTGGCTGCACCGACCGCCCGGCCagccaccagcacctccacaaCCAGCCACACTCTGGGGCTGACAAACCCAGGGGACAGCCCCTCACCGGCGtggatctcctctcctctgtggaCCGCCGGCCCGCCAAAGGCTCCACCCCTCCATGTCCGGACCGCACCCTGAAGCCCCAGTGCGACCTCGTCAGCGACACGAGCTCTGCCATACTGGACCGAGCCGGCGGCCATGACACCTTCAGGGAGCTGGACCTGGCGGAGAGAcggatggagaaggaggaggaagaagaagaagtagtagaagaagaagaagaggaggcccTGCTGGTGGATTTTGCCAGCCCTGTGATCCCCCATGTATGGGAGGGGGCGTGGGCCAATCGAGGTGTGGGCGCTGTGGATGCTGAGCTGCAGCGGGCGTCAGGTGGGAACGTGGAGTCGCTGGGTCAGATCGCAGAGGGATACTCTGCCTCCCTCAGCCTTCTGGACGTCATTCTTCCGGCCGCAGTCGATCGGGGCTGCGAGCCCGCCGACGATGCCGTGTCCAATGCATCGGAGctccgtgaggaggaggaggatgatgatgatgatgatgaacatGAGGAGGTGGGGGATTTGTCTCATGTGGTCCAACAAGTGGGGAACTCTTTGGGCTACTTTGAACCAGCATGCACCCCACCCGATAACATtctccacaacaacaactacaacacCGACAACGACATAGTCTCAGAAGAGCCACTAGAGGGGCCCGCGGAGACGGGCCATCAGCAGGACAGCAGCGAAACAGAGCCCCCCTCCAAGCCAGACACCTCGGACAGTGTGCCAGCGAGGTTGTCCTGCCTGTCCATGTGCGGGGCTCTGGTGAACCCGACCAGTACTGCGAAAGACTCCCTAGAAGCCGAGTCGAGCGGGGACGCCGCGTCGGGTGTGTCCGACAGCACGGAGGCCGAGTCCGTTTCCCCCCCCGAGAGCGGCAAGGACACGTTCCGCTCCGACGAGCGAGTGAATCCAGAGGTCCCTCGTCCCCCCCggcagccagcagggggcggcgtctctctcactccccggCCCCAGTGTCTGGGCTCCTCCGACACCCTCCCCGCCCTCGCCATGGCTGCTGCAGAGTCTCGCGTTGCAGATGAAGGCTTGGGCGACTCCCCCGAGTTCGGCTTCGAGTTCCTGCCCGAGAGCGACCAGGCGGAGCTGCTGGTCACGGACGAGGAGCTGGACGCCTTCCTGCAGGCCCACGCCGAGGCCGAGCAGGCGGAGGGCGGGGCCTTCCTCGCCAGCCGGTCTGGCGAGTGCggccccggcggcggcggcggcggcctctcGGGCCTGTCCAACGGGGACGCCGACCCGGAGCacctgctggtggaggaggagctggggggctGCTGCGAGGCCTCCTCTCCGGAAGGGGAGCGCAGGGCAGCCGGCGTTCCCACGGGCGAGTGTCTGGACCCCACGCATCCATCCAACGCCCTCAGCTCCTACCAGCTGGAGCCCGAACTCTGTTCCCGTGTCAAGCCCTCCGCCAACAACACCACCGTGCAGCCCCCGCACGTAGCCAGCCCTGATTTACAGTCCTCCTATGGAGGAGCGAGACCCAAGCAGCTCCACGGCAAGGCggccaccccctcccccgcggCCGAGGAAGAGCAGCGGATCCCCACCGCGGCCAGCGGCACCGCCGACGTCCCGCCCTCCCCGGACGACGGCGACGCGACCCCCACCTCCCCGCCGCACCCTCAACACCCACCCACGGGGGGCGGTAACGACAACGGCGACCCCAGGCTGCTCTACACCCCGCAGGGTCACGACCCCTCGTACAACGAGCTGTCGGAGCCCCCGCCCTACCCCGGGGACACCTCCGGGGAGTATTCGGGGTCGGTGGACGAAGGCTCGGACGAGGGGCTGGGCTGCAGGCAGCCGTCCTGGGTGCCGGACGCCGAGGCGCCCAAGTGCATGGGCTGCGACCTGAGGTTCACCTTCACCAGGCGGAGGCATCACTGTCGTGCCTGTGGGAAG GTCTACTGTGCTATCTGCTGCAATAGGAAATGCAAGCTCCAGTACTTGGAGAAGGAGGCGCGCGTGTGCAACAGATGCTTTGAGAGCATACAAAGAG CCCTGGCCCTGGAGCGCATGATGAGTCCCACTGGACCCAGCCCAAACCCTAACGTTCCCTCTGAGTACTGCAGCACCATCCCTCCCCTACAACAGGCCCGGGCCGCAGGCACCCtcaactccccccctcccaccgtcATGGTGCCCGTGTCCGTTCTCAAACACCCCAGCAATGACG GTGGTCCCAGGGAGCAGAAGCGCGTGTGGTTCGCCGACGGCATCCTGCCCAACGGGGAGGTGGCAGACACCAGCCGGCTGGTGGTGACGGGCCGACGGAGTTCTCAGGAGAGTAGCCCCGTCTCCCCGGACCCTCCCATA CTCAGCCCGGGCGGCTCGGACGCCCGgcccggaggaggaagaggagggggagggggaggaggaggaggaggaggaggaggaggaggcgggtcTGCTCCGGAGGCCCCCGCGGCCCCCGAGGTGGTGCGTCCTCCGGTGTCGGGGCCCTGGGACTACGCCCTGCTGTGCAGCATCGGGTGTCCCTCCAGCAGGGGCTGCAGCATGCTGCCGGAGGCTGAGGGCGAGCTGCcccccctcatcatcaccaccggAGACGATGAGACCcaag CCGTATTGGTGGAGGAAGGTCCCGCCCCCTGCCAGATCATGCTGCTATTGGAGGAGGGGGGACCCCAGCCTTTGACCTTTCTTCTGAACGCTAACCTGTTGGTTAATGTCAAACTGGTAACAT ACTGCGATCAGCGCTGCTGGTGTTTCGGCTCCAACGGGCTGAAGGCGCTGGGCCAGAGAGAACTTGTGTTCCTGCTGGAGTGTCTGCCAGAAGAGAAGACCCTGCCAAGGGACCTCTTCTCGCTGTATCTCAACATTTATCAAGATGCCCAAAATG GGAAGTTTGTGGAGGACCTGGGCAACGTGACGTTCACCAGCAGCTTCCTGGGCAGTAAGGAGCACGGGGGCATGCTGTTCTTCTCGCCCACCTGCCAGCCCCTGGAGGGCTTGAGCGTGCCGCCCCAGCCCTTCCTCTTTGGCCTGCTCATCCAGAGGCTGGAGGTGCCCTGGGCCAAGGTGTTCCccctgcggctgctgctgcggctgggcACTGGACACAGCG TGTACCCCACTACGCCCGTCAGCACGCGCTTCAGGGAGTCTGTGTACAGAGAGACCGGACACACCATCATGAACTTACTAGCG GACCTGAGGAACTACCAGTACAGTATAGCTATAGTCGAGGGGCTGAGGATACACATGGAGATGGGCCACAGCTATATCGACATCCCCAAGAGTCGCTTCAATGAG ATGCAGAAGGTTGTGAACTCGTCCAACGAGCATGTCATTAGCGTGGGAGCCACCTTCAGCTCGGAGGCGGACTCTCACCTGGTCTGCTTCCAGAATGAAGACGGAAACTACCAGACCCAGGCCAACAGCAAGCCtggccacacacgcacag TCACCGGAGCCAGTTTTGTCGTGTTCAACGGAGCCCTCAAAGCGTCTTCGGGCTTCATCGCCAAGTCCAGCATCGTGGAGG ACGGGTTGATGGTTCAAATCCCCCCCGAGACCATGGAGTCACTGCGCACCGCGCTGAGGGACCAGACGGACTTCCTGATCCCGTGCGGGAAGAGTGACGGCGGGGAGCTGCGGGAGAACGTCACGGTGCGCTGGGTGGACCGGACCGCCACGCTCAACGCAGG